The window GCAGATCTCCGGCAAACATTACCTCTCCTGCAATTGCTTCAATCTTTACGGGCTACCTTCCTGAGGAGCATAAAATCTACTCAACAGCGGACATCTATGCTGAGACCACAAAGGACTCTGAAAATCCAAAGCTCAAAAGCATCATGGAATGGGCTTACAGGGCAGGGATGAAAGTTGCGGCTGTAATCGAGACCGAAGGAGCCGAGAGTTTCAGGGGCAGAATAAAGGACTTCTACGGGGTTCCGAATTCCGAAGACATCCTTGATTATGACCGCCGGATAACAGAGTATGCCTTACAATCACTCCGAGAAAAGCCCGATATCCTGGCCGTACATCTTAGAGCCCTTGACCGTTACTCTCACAGGGTAGAGACCTGGGAAGAAATGAAAACAGCCGCAAAAGCCATCGATAAAAATCTTGAAGATATCTTTCGGAATGCAGAAAAAGGTACCATTTTCTTCATCTGCGGGGATCATGCTGTTCACGGGGGAAAAAAGTGGTTAAAAAATGCCACACACGAAGAAATCAAAAACCACGAAGATAACTATGTTGCCCTGATCGTGGGCTGCTG is drawn from Methanosarcina lacustris Z-7289 and contains these coding sequences:
- a CDS encoding alkaline phosphatase family protein, with the translated sequence MKVLECRTIDIAPTISQLLKVPMVPPSGRVIPEIEEYAKERGCKRAVIIVVDSLGYSLYWHLSTVMKNLHELAEKGLLLKCRSPANITSPAIASIFTGYLPEEHKIYSTADIYAETTKDSENPKLKSIMEWAYRAGMKVAAVIETEGAESFRGRIKDFYGVPNSEDILDYDRRITEYALQSLREKPDILAVHLRALDRYSHRVETWEEMKTAAKAIDKNLEDIFRNAEKGTIFFICGDHAVHGGKKWLKNATHEEIKNHEDNYVALIVGCC